One segment of Macrotis lagotis isolate mMagLag1 chromosome 1, bilby.v1.9.chrom.fasta, whole genome shotgun sequence DNA contains the following:
- the LOC141507851 gene encoding glucosamine-6-phosphate deaminase 1-like — protein MKLIILEDYLQASEWAAKYIRNRIIQFGPGPNKYFILVLPTGSTPLECYKKLIQYYKNGDLSFKYVKTFNMDEYVGLPHDHPESYHSFMWNNFFKHIDICPINTHILDGNAADLQAECDAFEKKIKEAGGIELFLGGIGPDGHIAFNEPGSSLVSRT, from the coding sequence ATGAAGCTTATCATTCTAGAAGATTACCTTCAGGCTAGTGAATGGGCTGCCAAATATATTAGAAATCGAATTATTCAGTTTGGTCCGGGACCCAACAAGTATTTCATTTTGGTACTTCCTACAGGGAGTACTCCTCTTGAGTGCTACAAGAAGCTGATCCAGTATTATAAGAATGGGGACCTCTCCTTCAAGTACGTGAAGACATTTAACATGGATGAGTATGTGGGCCTCCCACATGATCATCCTGAGAGCTACCATTCTTTCATGTGGAACAATTTCTTCAAGCACATTGACATTTGCCCTATAAACACCCATATCCTCGATGGAAATGCAGCTGATCTGCAGGCAGAATGTGATGCTTTTGAAAAGAAGATCAAGGAAGCTGGAGGGATTGAGCTTTTTCTTGGAGGTATTGGTCCTGATGGGCACATCGCATTCAACGAACCTGGCTCGAGTCTGGTGTCTAGAACTTGA